ATGTGTCTTTCCCTCATTCTATTTTTCCATATTTCCCCAAATTCTgtaattagaatatattttatgatatgattattttaaaatgtatttatacaaaactgtaataaataaatatttatttcagaggTATGTCTGAAGTTTGTAATTCTCTCTAtacctaaaatattaatatttagtattaaagcatataaaattcattttatcaaagtaataaaatattcatcATGGATACAATTTCTACAAAACTGCCAAAATGTACACCTGCACTAATTCCCCAAATCACTATTGCCACTATGACTAAAGTCTTTaagtcatcatttaaaaatatgataggaatatttttatgaaaagaatattttctcatatgtaaGAGCTATAAATAGAATGtaatatataacattaaatatattgGACTAGCTATCAGAAATATGTCTCTAAGTTAGTATATATATTAGCACTGTAAAGCTATAGAATTATGAACCATCCCCCCCCGCCCAGTGTCTTGCAACATATCACACAAGAAATTTCCTTGAGGAGAGAACACAAGTGCTTTTCAACATATAAGAGCCTTCCAATACAGAAACAAGTACACTCTCTCTCACCAAATTTCTCAGCGACAGACACAGCAGTTGAAACAGCTAGCCTCTAActgcctttactaaaaaaatcaaacatcctCTAAGCAAATAACATCCATGATATGTACATCTAAAACTCTATAAAGTGTCACCATACTGCTTAAAAATGAGCTTTGTCAAAAAATAAACGAAAAAGTAAGTAATCAGTTACCTCTGTAGAATGgatcaaaaattttttaaactcaaacatgttaaaataatttaatcatgaCATGAGTCTGGAATTATTAAAGTGGTGCTGATGGACACATAGACCATGAGAACGTTAGCCCTCATTAATGAGCCACTTTATAatacatggttttaaaaaaaagcagcaaTAAGAATTTGCAAGTAGTtgctcaaaaagaaaatactgaattaTACAAAACTGTTTCCAATAAAGCAGAATTTGTCATGACAGAACTTATGAAATAATTTGTGAATTAGAAATTAATTTATAGAATTATTGTATGCCATTTGACATGAAGATGAAGTCTTAGtcaattttcatttactttgcCAGTCATAGGTTTCTCTTTGAAGCACGTCTATTTCAATATATAGAATCTTACTTGGTCATGCAATTATTTGTCCATTTATCCAACAAACATTTACAAGTATCTGCAATATTAAttactgtgccaggcacagaCTGAAGATAAACTAAGAAACGTCACCAAATGCCTGAAGGCCACAACATGTATGACTGCAATACAAGGGGAGAAATCTGGCAAGCTCCATAAGATATGAAAGATCTATTGAAAGGACAAAGAAGGAGATAACAATCTCTCTGGCTAGAGAAAGTAAGGAGAGGTGAGAGAAGAAGGTAGAGACCACGGAGGAGGCAGCACCTGAACTGGATCTTAAAGGAGAGAGTACTGCAACAGTACCAGGTGTACTCACTCCCTCAGGAAGATAGAGCAGGCTCCCTGTGAACAGGCTGCCTATTCCCTTCTTTAGCAGGTTCACCTAATTTATTCAAAATACAACCTCACACATCAATCTTTTCAGGAAATATGTGAGACCAACCTCCCTGAGCCTGTCTCTGCATGCTCTCAAAGGCCCTGTGCACGCGTCTATCACAGCCCTTTCACAAACTTTACTAAATGCCAGGCTGTCATCCATACTCATAGGCCAGGAAATACTTGAGGAAGAAACGTCTTTCACCTCTGTATCTCTAAAACGTATCAAGTTGCCCAGCACAGCGAGTGCTAAAAGATCTAATGATGtactgaataaacaaataaaaaatgtgcaaCTATCATCTACCAAACCGATTTAGGAGGCTATCTAAAAGAGTTgaagcagccaggcacagtgagtggctcatgcctataatcccaggtctTTGAGAGCCTGAGACGGGGGGATTGCTTtacagccaggagttcaagaccaaccagcctggggaacacagagagactttgtcttcacaaaaaataaaaacaaacagctaCTTGGGAATGGTGCCACATgactgtggttccagctactcaggaggctgaggcagaaggatcacttgagcccaggcattggaggctgcaataagctaggTTCTCACAAATGCACTAGAGCCTGGGTAAGAGAAACggtgtctcaaaaaccaaaacaaaagagttgaagcaaaaagaaaagagagttcAAATTGGGATggtgaaaaataaggaaaaaaagaaaaaggtgttgAGAtggggtaagaaaaaaaaatcaggtatgCTTGAAAGTTTAGGAAAACTATTGTGCCATTGACAGAGGGGTAAGTTGATGAGTCTCCTGGGAATATGCCGAGTTTGGGGCGGTATTACTAACAAATACCACTCAGCAGAAATTCAAATTATCCAGAACATTGCCTCAAAAAAATGCAGAAGTACTTATTTCCTCatcaaaacatcaaattttaatttaaacacTAATAGCATAATGTGGCATATCTCAACTATCCAcaatttctttataaaacagaaaattttgatAAACTTTCACTtactatatttacatttaatgttacttttatataagttattcatgttttatttcaatgTGTATACATTATCATTAATAAAATTTCGGCCAGGTGccgcggctcacacctgtaatcccagcactctgggaggcccacgtgggtagatcaccaggtcaggtgttcaagatcagcctgacaaacatggtgaaatcccgcctctactaaaaatgcaaaaattagccgggcgtggtggcgtgcacctgtaatcccagctactcaggaggctgaggcaggagaatcacttgaacttgggaggtggaggttgcagtgagcggggatcgcaccactgcactccagtttgggcaacagagcaagattctgtctcagaaagatatatataaaaataatttaaaaagtttatcagacataggaagaaaataatttcctgttactaaaaaaaatcaaaataaattaagcaTTGCCTATATTTAAGAGAGAGGGTAAAATTATATACTAATATATGAGAAGTAATGCATTTTATTCCACGAGTTTACACATAtaccacacaaaataaaatacaatttaccTAGAAAATGGGTACATAGATTTATTCTATGAATGACTGATTGGTCCACTGAAATCAGCCAGTTAATTAAAAAACTCCAgggtatgaataaaaataaatataaaaaaaaaactccagggtatgaataaaaataaaaagaggtttcTCTCCTAAAAAAGTTAGGGATAGGGATTAGCTCTCAGGGAGATACAAGGGATAAGGATCAACAAAAAGCACACAGGTAGCTTCGAAAGTAGGGAGAATGTTCTAGTTATTGGGTGGAGGCTTACTGAGTGCttattgttataaaattaaatatatatgatataattacatatatcaaattttatgcaataaaatttttaaaattcctatgtaATCAACCTAAAGGAAAATAGGAAACCTACTGTAAAACAATTGactgtatataaatattatatcacaATACTTTCTCTATGTACCTTTATATTACTTGCTGCACCTAAGTTTATTTTTCCAACAAATATAGAACttgacaattttatatttttctttaaattgccACCTTTTTGTAAGAATTTGCTACATACAACAATGTTGTTCAAAAGGAAactacaaaacaacaaaaatttgtcTTCCATTCTTCACTGGTTAAACAAGATGAACCAGAAGAGTAGAACAGCTTTCTGAGTAGGTTTCTCTGGGATTTGGTGAAGGGCTGAGTTTTTGTTTGCAGTGACAACTGAATCATTTAGAAGAAGTAATCCTAGAAACTTATTGTATAGTGAGATATTTTTAATCAGTTAATGAATTAAGTTTACTAAAATACTTAACTCCCCTTTAACCATTTTCCTaccattttataataataacatttttcacTATATTGTTTTCCTTCCAGAAGATAGCATGGAGGGACTGTCTGAACCTTCACTTTGATCTTATGTTACAGTAGCATTTAAAAGACTATCTTCTCTCGTAAGTTGGAACTCTAAATGTATTTTCCCAAAGAAATACTCAATTCCCCACACTGCAATGGGAAGATAAAATGTAAGGCATAGTGCTTTGTATGAAGGACTCTGAAGTGTGTAAGAACAGTTAAGCACACACAGGTGaatacagagaggttaagataAGTTCTTTCTAATAGCAATCAACAGGAGGTGACAATGGAAAGAGTCAGACTTTACAGCCAGAGAAAACTGGATTGAAATCCTGACTCTTAATCAGTTACTAATTTTGAGGCCTTATACAAGAGCCTCagtatccttttttaaaatggatataatattgTTCTAGGAGGCTGCAGTGTGGGTTAAATAAAGCAAAGTATCTTGTAAATATATACCTATTGTCTCATAGAAGGGTCTCTTCAAATAATGGctactaatatttatatttttctaaattattattaatgatgAAGATGGCATTATTGATTTTGGTAGTAATAAACATGGTTCTAAGGAGTTAAAATGAGACTGTAACACCAGAAAAGGGGGTCAGGTAACTAAAAAAACCAATGATGTCACTGTGTCATTGTGTGTAATTACAATGATAGTTAAGAGatttaaaagcaaaaccaaacaaacttAACAAAAAAAGCTGCCCTCTCTCCTCTTCAAACCTGCCAGTTTCCCTATGCTAGAGTAAGAGAAGTTATGGCAGATGAAATGTCTATGATTTCTCCTAAGTATTGCTATATCCCTCTCAACTGGAATTAGAGGAATTTTGTCACTTAAGAAATAGCctacttcatttaaaataatcttattcTAAAAATAACTGTATACTGATAATTACAACAAATTTACCATATGAATaacataatattttgttataatcaGATATTTAAACTACTTTGAGCAACTTCCCCAAATCGTTTATTTAGACTCTTTCGTTTTCGGGTGGGGGGGGTGGTACTTAAGCCCCATCTACATTATAGCtttcaaaatttctttaaatCAATACTATATGAAAGCCTTTCTTTATATCCCTGGGCAGAAATAATCTTTTCCTCCTTTAAAAGCCCATAGTACTTTATTCATGCTTGAATTGTAATGCCATTTATGtcttctattatgtctatttatgtAGATAGCCTTTATTTTTCCTAACAGTGTCCACTgaaatcatttaatatttattaaacacataaagtcatgtgaatatacttaatgatCTATAAAGTGATTTGAAATATAAAGATATGTTTTAGAGTTAAAAAGTTGCTAATACTCCATTTAACGCATTGCAGTGtagtttactaaaaatactattgtaacttaaaatatttaatacagcCTCTATGTAAATAATCATTAATTAATTGCCATTGATTAAAACACTACATACATTACACCTCAATAAATGGTGAAGACTGATGTTAAAAAATATACCAACCCCGTCCTAGAGATACTACGAGTTAACCTCAGTATAAGCCCAaggaaaagactttaaaaataaattaaaattctagtTAACAAAAAAGTTAGATGCCCAAGAAAAGCCCAGTACATATAAGATTTCTAGTAATTTGTGATTATTACCATTCAAAAGATCCATAAAAGGTGATATActgctaaattttaatttttatattcagtTTATTCAACATTTCAATGGAAATGAGAAGAATTAATCTAATTGTCTAAACAAAGTTCTCACACAATCAGGTAGAGATTTATACTAGTTATTAATATCACAGTACGGCACCTGACAACAACTTTCTTtattaagttttctttatttaatgaaatacagaaaaggattctattatttcctggaagtgtggatatacttttttttttattatttgtatctcCTAACCAGTTTTGAATAGCAGTAATGTTTTCAttcaacaaaagaagaaaatgaatgtttAATATCAAGACCTATGAAAGAATGTAAATACAACTAAACGTAAGTAAAGGATACAAAATAATAAGGATGACACATGCCACTTCTGGGTCCATAACTGAAGAGTTGGGGAGATTCCatgtacaaatataaaaatgatttactaatttttttcttaaaaaactgtTCTTGCCAAGAAACCTTCAAATTTTAATTTGTCCAAATTGTTCCAATTTGCCAAATCAATAATGTATAATCAGAACTTAATCCATCTATATAGTTTCGGTTCTACTTCCAATTCAAGACAAGTAACCCTGAAGTTGAGAAATAACAGTACTTTCTTGACTACATGGatgccaaaaataaaagaaaagtagcaaaaattagtttttaacaTCCCTTTTATAACATCAAAAAGGGTTACttagggatatatatatatatatatgcagatatacatatacacacacacacacatttagattttatagatgaggccTAATTTTGTATACATGGGCAAGTAGTTTTATAAAGTCCTGATTCATGTACTACTAATATCACCAATTTAGGAATTAATAAAACTAGTAAAATCAAAGAATATCAAAGTGACTTAACTGATTAAGCCTGAAgttttacagaaatataaaatgaaatcccTTTTAACTTTAGCAATGGAGTAGAGGTAACATACACTtgtaataacttattttttaaccctatactataatgtattatattttacaaaaacagcGCCTGTGGCACATCAGACTCTATATAAACAGTCAAGTGGTTTCTAACGATCAAGAAATACACTGGAAGATGAATGTCAAGAAGCCATTACttccacataaaatattttaccgCCTCGAGGCtttgaaatgcaaaataaacCATAGATACTATTTCTAAAGATATCTGCCATCAGAACCATCAGTCCACTGGATTCTGAACTGCAATCACAGCTCTTCTTGGACTTTATATAATTTGACAACAGTGCACAGTTCTAAACATgtataaataaacagaatatcAAAACAGCAGAAAAAGTTGGCTTTTGTTAAGTACTACCCTAACTGTGTTTGGGATTAAAATGGTGTAATTTCTAATTCTCATGGTGAAAATATAAGGCAAAAATTCTATTATCATTATTCAACATTTACTAAGCATGCCCTCAATGCCCATCTAACAAAAACTTTATAGAAGATAGAAGTTACCTATAAAATATAAGATGCTTGAGATGCTTCcatactactttttattttcaaaataagcgAAATTATATATGAGTGTATTCATTTACATGCTCAGTATAGTATAATGAATGTTCTATGCATGCACATGCTAACACAAAAGGTAAGAAATTCTTCAATTGACTCAGAGTTCCCCAAATATGGTATGTATGACTAACAGCTGAGAGGAAATACAACTGAAACTGTCTGCTGGAAATCCATTAAAATCTAGGCACAGAAAAATGCCTGGTTGACAGTATAGTTGGATGTGCAAATTTATGCAGGAATATAGCCAAATTTTTGGCAATTCCCTCGTGGTCTTAAATTTATTAACAATAGCCCTTTCTTTTTCAGTTGTAATGTTATATTTAAAGAACATTAGTGGAGTTGGAGAAGCTGCCTGGTCTTTAAAACAAATAGACTAAAGGCTTGGGTATACAGACTCATGGAAtttcaaatacaaacaaaaatttgcACAAAAAAAGTATGTTCCACAAAAGTTGCTATATGCAACTCTCAAAAATCAGTACCTTAGAAAAAACAAGCATACTATTTTGCAATTCATTTTACATTTGCCTttgaatatattcattatttttaaaatttttctgcaaAAATGGTTTATTTGGATCATTATTTTCTCTGAAACGAGTGTCATTAAAGAATTAACACGTTAAGACATATCCTCTTAATATGCTACTTCACagatttattttcagtatttgctTGTTGTTAGGAGTAAATTAAGTACTTAACACTTACAAGTCATTCAACAACTATATTTGATTCTCGTTACTCTGTACTGAGCCCTTTCTATGCCCTCAATTCTGTGGAATGTTatatcaaaaactgaaaacatggtatttttttcttcaagagttTATAATTCAATATGAGTACAGGTTAAACAAATGAATTCATTCAAAGGCACAAATATTCTACAACCAGCTCCAATTAGTgttacaatataaaataaaattgttgacCATTTTGAAGGAAAAGTTCTGTAATTTTTCAGAAGAACAATAATAAGAGGTAAAATTGACACAATACTTTGCAGTTTAAGAAGTGATTCTTATTAAATTCCCTGAATCCTCAGAACCCCCCATGAGACTCCATAAGTATAATTTCCCATTTTACTGGTGAAGAATCTGATAtccagagaaggaaagagacttTATACCTAATTAGTAGAGCAAAGATTCAAACGTAGTTCTCATAGCTAAATCAAGGCTGCCACTGGATTTATAAGTTCTTTCACAAAAGTAATCTAATATGATCATAATGACAACTTTATTAGATAATAATAGTAGATAATATTCATTGACTGCATATTGTGGGGTAGGTGCTGTTCTATgctatgttcattcattcattgcacACAAAATCCTGTGAGGAAGGATTCtgttattacttccattttacagatgaagaaactgaggctcagagaatatAGTTAacatgcccaagatcacacaaccaGTAGGTATACGCATCAGAAGTTAAACTCAGAGCCTTTGGTTGCAGTATTAATAATGTTCTTCACCACCAGCTCACTCTTAGGTTGGTTAACATACAacaggttaagaaacttgcccaaagtcacaaggaaaaaaaaatggcagagaaCAGGCAAGAAGAATGTCTCCTAACTCTTCACCCTAGTACCTTTTCCTAAGTAGAGTAATTAAAATCATTAAATCCAGAAGGGGTAAAAAGCTTTAGGACACGTATATAGTTCTTTGAAGCAGAATATGAGCAGGTAAGGAACACTGGTGGAGTAGCAAGGAGAAGAGATTCCATCAGGCCAAAGAAGACTTCTCCTCCACAGATTGAAGGGAAAAGAGAGTAAAATGTATGTGATAAGGCCCAAgtatatttgttattttgatttAGGGAGCACAAATTCAGATGAGTGAAGAGGGATGGCTCTAGTTAAGAAAATTAGTAAAAGTGAAGCACTACACtgatttgttttgaaagaaaCACCACCAAAAATCTTGGAATAGGTATTGTAATCCTTTCAAAAGAAATGATACCTCCACCACAGCCAAAATTATCTAGcacacagaagaaaataagagaagcaCTGAAAGATTCTAactacacattttcatttttttaacttaaaatgacACTTGGAGTTTAGCAATTCCTTTTCACTGTTAAAACCTTCCTGTGGAGTAGAGACTAAGAGAACATAATTAACATAATATCCTTCTCATTAGTTTTCATACCATGATTCTATGGTGCTGGTTACTTTATAGATCTTCCTCAGAATCATGTCAAAATCagatgaaggaaattaaaacaacatCCCATGCAAATGGATAAACTAAAATACCAACCTAATCCTAAAGTGCATGTTAAAAGTAGAATTTGCAATAAATATGGAAAAACTAATCATAGCAGAGACCAAAAGCAATGATGCCAGAACTTTGGTAAGAAGCACTTTTGAAAAGACATATTAAATGAGGAAAACTAAACCTAATGGAATTTCTTCTCTCATTACTTGAAATAAACCAGGTCACTGAGATGAGCTTACACTAtggtattttgttcattttcatttcatttttatttcatcaaacCATAAATTCCCATGGAAATACCTCAGACACGTGCCCACAATAATTGGAATGCCTAACATTTCAGCATAAGTACTTTTGCATGAGTTCaactaaataaaaagaatgcaGTGAGAGTCCTCCAAGTTTTTTGCTTATGTCAACAGCTATTTTACGAGTATGAATTATCTCTGTAGCTATAAACTACATGTGTAAAATACATTACATGAGTCTGTGTGAAGCCTTAACGCGAAGATCAAGTAAAGGTCTGAGCTGCACAcagaaaacatcaaaataaaactaaacttcCTAGAATATAgcaatcataatttttttcttatcaaagcTATTACTGTTAAATATACCTTGATGAATTAAGTTCAAGTGTAACTACAATTGAAATATATGATTCAACTGAGCTATGACCTATTTTCCTCCCAAAAGCAAAAGGGAATTATGACAGTTGTGAGActtatatttttccattccatggtctttctaaaagttattttatactTAAACTATAAGCAAAATGCACCTGacatttatttgctttaaaatatagttattcaTGCTATTGCCCATAGGACAGATAGAATTTTAATAGCAATGTATCGAATAATAattatatctttccatttatttttaaactgtacaGACCAAGAAGCattcaggaagaaaataatctcaATATGTAATATGATACCTAAGTCTAAAATTCAGTTATAAATACGATATATTTACATACAACAGAACCTATAATCAACAtgacatatacaaaattaaccaaTATATGTGGTTGAAAATACCCACCCCTAGCAGAAAGCTTTTTGGTGTTGATAATTTTGGCAGCATATTCTTGTCCAGTAGGAATTTTCATACATCTTCTCACCACTGAGAATGCCCCCCTGGAAACCAATAATTAGCAGGTCattaatataacagatataacattccattaaaaactttataaaatctgagcatttttattgattttagtgGATTGCCAGTGAAGTACAGTAATATCCAGTAAATGAACAATTCTTCCTGGAAACCTAGACTTTCTTTAATGTTgaagaataaaagtaaattttatttaactggGAGCACACATTattaatcaacaaaatgaaaggaaCTGCCAATTATGACCGCTCTTGTTTgcacaaaaaatttgaaaacattttacagTTCACACTCACAGCACCAAATGCTCTGAGAAAAACCCTGCACAGAAGAGAGCAGAGGAAGAGCAGCAAAAAAATCTGCTGTCTACTTACTTTGgtaggaaacaaaaaattaatgtgGTTCCAAGTAAGTAAAGATGGcaattaatttcattaaaatatcaaTCTTGAGCACATTAGTGTGGTTTAACAAATCCTGGTATGGTGATTTCTCTATGCCTTGTtttgggctgggggaggggagagatttGAATTAAGCTGCTCTTCCGACATATTCTCCATGTTTTAACACCagacaatatatacatatatatttttattaccttcaaaaatatttacctttCCTTTAATTACAGTATAAACCAACAACACACATATAAACCCACCCCTTTCATAAAAGTAACAGTCTAAACTACTGAAAGAGGAATTGGGTTTGGGTTCAATGCTACTAAAATCAGCATTCACAGCTCGGCCCCTAGGTCCCTTTACACAAGTCCACAGTAGatctcctgcctccttccctaATATCTCCAAGTAGTTCTGCCAGTCGGGTAAATGAGGTGGTTTTACACAATGCTAGGCTACTCTAAAGAGCGCTCTCAGTCTCCAGAGGGCTTTTCCGCTGCCTGTATAAATAAATCCTCCCAGAGAACGCAAAGATGCACACGTAAATCCTAGGAAGAATGATGGTGAGCAGTAATCTGGTGCAAAGAATAACAGTGGATATAGGGCAAGGGGTTGGGTTCTGTTGGGTGGCCCTTTTCCTGGACAGAACAACTACTGGATGCGAAATAGTCTCCATGCCAAGTTGAACTTTCGGCATCAATAAATATGGCACCGTCTGAGGCTGTGAGTTCTCCTCAGTACGGCCGACACGCTAACCAGGAGGCATCTCTACTTACAGAAAACATGATGTATGTTGCATTTTACATGGGTTCTAATTTCCTCTCCAAACACACATTACACACAGGCACGCGCGCACACTTCTCAGGATGACAGCTACAACTGCAGAGATCGTAAATGCACTAAGTCTCTCAGTGCAGAAGGGTGGGGGACCGGGAGAAGGTGGGCTAGGGACTATCTAAATGAGCCACAGTCGGGGCAAGGGTCCTACGCCTTCTGTGCTCCCTCCCCTTACTAAGACAGCACCTTCCCCAGAGCTGACAAACCAGGGGCCCTCGTCCCACTCCTCTCGTCTCCCAAACTCCCTCGCCCCAAGACGGAGGCCGGTGGGTCGGGGGCAACGCGACCCGCCCTCAGCTGGAAAAGGGACAAGTGGATGCCGAGCAAAGGCGCTTACTTTCCAAGCTCCTCGAAAAGCTGATACTCGTCCGTGAACCTGGTGCAGGTTGTGGTCGAAGCCATCCTTGGTCCGGGTTGTGCCCTGGCTGGGAGCGCGACGGACGAGAAGCGAGCAGACGCGCGGCTAACCCCGGGATTGGCCCCGCGGCGCTGTCACCCAGGGCCGCCCTTACTTTCCTGGTCCGAAAGTAGCTCGCCCGCGAGGGAGTGTGCGCAGGGGCGGGGCGGGAGGGGAGATGACCAGAAACGGTGGCGTGGGGTCTCCTCCCCACGGTCCGCCGATCCTCCTCCTCCTGCGGGCCTCGCTTCCTTCTTCTCCACTGGACGC
This portion of the Rhinopithecus roxellana isolate Shanxi Qingling chromosome 2, ASM756505v1, whole genome shotgun sequence genome encodes:
- the CAMK2D gene encoding calcium/calmodulin-dependent protein kinase type II subunit delta isoform X20 yields the protein MASTTTCTRFTDEYQLFEELGKGAFSVVRRCMKIPTGQEYAAKIINTKKLSARGGQESTVISQLQGYLS